In the bacterium SCSIO 12741 genome, CTATTGAAAAATACGGCTGGGATCTTGATTTGCACATTCAAACAACGAGCGTACACTACTCCAATCCTTCTGAATTTCGCTCCGATGTGACCACCAATGTGGGTAAACCTTTTCCGGTAATCGAATACAAGGAATTGTATGAGAGCGAGCCTGCCAAGGCCATTACCAAAATGACCAAAGACATTGAGAAAAACATGAAGGAGCACTATATCCAGATGGATGATAAATCGGATATAGAGCTGTTTGATCAATGGGCCACCATCGCTCGTAGCGAAACCCCATCCTCGGTGGTTCCGTGGAGACAATTAAACAACAAACGATTTGATCGGGAAAAGGCCATAAGCGACAAGCTCAACGACATAAGAGCAAACGACCCGGATTCACTGGAGCCCCTCAAAACTCAGGCTTCCAAGTATTTTGATAGGTTAAAAGGATTAAACCTGCGTGACCGGGATTTGAGCCGTAGCCGTAAAAGCTTAGCTCCAGGCACCTTATTTCTAATTCTTGGACTTCCTTTATTTATCGTTGGCTATTTGCTCAACATTGTTCAATTTACCGTAGCCGATAACAAAGCCAAAAAAGCCAAAGAGGTCATCTTTAAAAATTCCACACGATTGGTTTTCACCATGCTGATGAATTTGGGGGTGGTGTTCATCCTATTCTTAGGCCTATTAATTGCGGGAAACATTTGGATGGCGATTGGCGGTGTGGTGGCATTTTGGTTGCTGGCTTGGTACACGATTAACTACCGCGAGTATTTAAGAGATACCAACTACGCCTTCCGCTACCATTCGGTAAAGGGCAAAAAATCGAAAGAAATGGAAGAGTTGACCCAGGAACGCCAGGCCATTCTTGATCTTATTCCAGGACTCTAACGAATCACGACCTCTTCAATCACTTCTGATCCGGCGAATCCGTTAACCTTTTGAACGATCAAATCTTTTCCGTAGGACAACTCTTGTTTTAGCACCGCTGAGTCCATTTGCAGGTACAATGTTTTTCCACGGATTTCCAGTTTTCGGGTATGACGGCTGATCATTTTGCCCATCAGTTCTTCCCAATGCTGACGAAGATCCACTTCCTGCAAGCGATCATCCAGTTGATATTGTTTCATTAGCTGCTTGAGCAGCGCTTTCATATCATATTGATTTTTCTCGCTCATAATCTTTGATCTGTCCCTTCTCAACTTGCAACAGCTGAAAGGGTTTACCAATACGTTTTAGGATGGGTTCCATTCTTCCCAATTCCGTATCAGTGATGAAAATTTGTCCAAAATCATTACCACTCACCAATTTGACCAAGGCCTCTACCCGATTGGCGTCCAGCTTGTCAAAAATGTCATCGAGCAGCAACAAAGGCATTGTTCCTTTTTTCTGACGGATAAATTCAAATTGCGCCAGTTTTAAAGCCACCAAATAGGTTTTCTGTTGACCTTGTGATCCCATTTTTTTCAAGGGACGATCAGCCAGGGTAAAAGTTAAGTCCTCTTTATGGATACCTTGTGTGGTATACCTCATTTGACGATCCTTATCCAAGGACAATTGCAACAACTCTAATAAGGAATGATCCTTCATTCCAGTAGAATACTCCAGGTTAATACTCTCTCGATCTCCGGAAATAAGGGAATAGAACCGCTGAAAACAAGGAATAAACTCTTGCAAGAAAGATTCCCGGGTTTCATGAATGGGGGCTCCCAATTCCTGTAGCTTTTCATCCCAAATCTGAAGGGCGTCCGCATCAAAGAATCGATTTTCGTAAAATGACTTCAGGAGTGAATTTCGCTGAGTCAAAGCACGCTGGTAGTTCAAAAGGCGATCCAGGTAAAGATGATCAAATTGGGCAATCACTCCATCCATGAACCGTCTACGCACTTCCGAACCTTCCGATATTAATTGACTATCGGAAGGAGAAACCATCACCAGGGGAATTTCTCCAATGTGATCAGCCAGCTTCTCATATTCCTTTTTATTGCGCTTAAACTGCTTCTTCTGCCCTTTTTTAATCCCGCAGAACACCTTCGACTCTTTCCCTTTTTTTTCAAAGGTTCCTTGAATAACAAAGAAGTCTTGATCTATTTTAATATTCTGACTATCAACCGGATTAAAAAAGCTTTTGCAAAAGGCCAGGTAGTAAATGGCATCCAACAAATTCGTCTTCCCCTGCCCATTGTTACCAATGAAACAATTCACATTATCGTTGAGGCTTAATTCTGCCTCCTCGTAATTTTTGAAATTGACCAGGGAAAGGTTTTTGAGAATCATGCTAACTGTATTCGAGGCAAATTTAGAGCCCACTGAGTTAAGATATGAGCATTTAACCGTTTATATTTTTCCCCGTCTTACTAACAAAGGCTGTTGATGATAGGGTAAAAAAAGTATATTTGCAGCTTCAAAAAAATGCCCAATGTCTAAAAAGAATCACGAAGAAAAGGACGAAGTAATTGTTGATATAGGCGGCACCTACAACCAGGTGGAGCAATTTATCGAAAAGAACAAGAACGTCATGGTTGGCGGTCTGGTAGCTATTGCCCTTGTTATCGGTGGCTTCTTTGCCTACAACTCATTTTATCTGGAACCTCTTCAAGAAGAGGCTTCTAACGAAATCTGGAGAGCCCAGCAATATGAGCGCTCTGACTCTTTGGAGCAAGCACTCTATGGAGACGGCATGTACATGGGCTTTGAAGGTATCTCTGATGACTTCGGTGCTACCAACACCGGAAAATTGGCCAACTATCAAATGGGCTTGGTTTACATGAGACAAGGAGAATACCAATTGGCTATCGATGCTATGGATGATTTCAAATCAGACGATGTCATGGCCTCTGCTATCGCTCTTGGCGTTCAGGGAGATGCTTACATGCAATTGGATGATCCTGATATGGCTCTTTCTAAGTACATCGCTGCTGCTCGTCGCAGTCCTAACAACTTTACCACTCCTATCTTCTTGAAGAAAGCTGGAGAAGTTGCCGAGGCCTTGGGAGACTACAGCCAGGCGGTTAGTCTTTACGAGGAAATCGAAAAAGACTACAAAGACACTCAGGAAGGTAAATCCATCGAGAAATTCTTGTACCGCGCCAAGACTCGTGCGGCAAACAACGGCTAAGCCCTATGGCTACGGCACTCAAAAACCTTTCGGATTACGATCCTCAATCTGTACCTAATGCTTCTGGCATGAAGTTCGGTGTGGTGGTTTCAGAATGGAATCAAAACATCACTTTTGCCTTGGCTAAAGGCGCAGTAGACACACTCCTTAATTGCGGAGCCAAAGAAGAAAACATTCTTCAGCATTTCGTACCTGGCAGTTTTGAACTACCCTTGGGAGCTCAATGGATGCTTGAACAAACAGATGTGGATGCGGTAATCTGCATTGGAAGCGTTATCCGTGGCGAAACAGAACACTTCACCTTTGTTTGTGAAGCTACTTCTCAAGGCGTTAAAGACGTTTCCCTCAAATACGGAAAACCTGTCATTTTCGGAGTTCTTACCGACGATACCCTTCAACAATCCATCGATCGCTCCGGCGGTAAACATGGAAACAAAGGCGATGAAGCTGCCATCACAGCCATTAAGATGGCGGCGTTGAAAGCTAGCCTTTAACAATTTCGAATTCTGAATTCTGAATTTTGATTTGCTCCTTAGAGCATTCTTGACTTGGATTAATAATGGACTAATATTTCCGAGCCGATCTCAAATAGGGAGGTGGAACATCTTTCCAGATGTTATAATTTTCAAATTTCCAACCCGGCAATATCGGATCTAAATTCCAACTCCTCTACCCTCTTTTCGGGCTGCGTCCTTCCAAAATGGCGGCGATGTCTGGACGAAAATACTGATCGCTTTTCATCACTTTTCCATCTTCCCGATAAATCGGTTCTCCATTCGCATCCAACTTGGATAAATTGCTTTGCTGGATCTCATGATACACTTCTTCGATCTTGTGCTGCAATCCGTGAGTAATGATTGTTCCACACAAGATGTAAAGCATATCTCCCAAGGCATCAGCCACTTCCACAAGGTCACCCGATTTTGCAGCTTGAAGGTATTCCTCATTTTCCTCGGCCATCAATTTGTGTCTCAAATCAATGATCGATTCTTTTAAATCCACGGTAGGCGTTTCTGAATAACCCACTCGAAATGATTCGTGAAAGGTTTTAACGTATTCAATTGTCTCCTGAAGGCTTAATGGACTTTTCATTTTAATTTTTTTTAACATCGGGAAGCCGCTAAAATAGGGCGTTTTGGCACATTTTCGAGTCTCTGATGCTTAACTTTAATTAACAGCGGAATAATTAGCAAACCCTTGTCAAATAAGGACTTTTGTAGTGCAGACACCCCCATATTGTTAAAAGAAAAAATATGAGTGAAATTCAGTCCCCGGTAACGTCGTCTGAATCGACCGACATTCGAGCGATAAACGAGAAAATTCAACAAGAAAGTTCCTTCGTGGATTTGATCCACATGGAAATGTCCAAAGTCATTGTTGGGCAAAGTCACATGGTAGAAAGCCTCCTTATCGGGTTGCTATCCGATGGACACATCCTGTTGGAAGGAGTACCAGGGCTGGCCAAAACCTTAGCCATTAATTCACTTTCTCAAACGGTGGATGCCGAATTTAGCCGTATCCAGTTTACACCGGACTTGCTACCGGCTGACGTTTTGGGAACCCAGATATACAGCCAAAAGAACGAAGAGTTTACGGTTAAAAAAGGGCCTATCTTCGCCAATTTCATTTTGGCGGATGAGATTAACCGAGCCCCGGCTAAAGTGCAGTCTGCCCTTTTAGAGGCCATGCAGGAACGTCAAGTTACCATTGGTGAAGAAACATTTAAACTGCCTGGTCCATTTCTGGTGATGGCTACCCAAAACCCGGTAGAGCAAGAAGGAACTTATCCTCTTCCAGAAGCCCAGGTTGACCGTTTTATGTTGAAGGTCGTTCTGGATTATCCGAAGAAGGAAGAAGAAAAGCTAATTATCCGTCACAACCTTTCCAAAGCAGGAATGGCACGTCCAAATACGATTCTGAAACCAGAAGACATCGAACGGGCCAAGCAGATTGTGAAGGAAGTCTACCTGGATGAAAAAATTGAGCAATACGTGGTCGACATTGTATTCGCTACTCGTAACCCCGGAGCTTATGGCATGAGCAACTTCGATTCGCTCATCAGTTTTGGTGGGTCGCCACGTGCCAGCATTAGTTTGGCTAAGGCAGCCAAAGCTTACGCTTTCATTAAGCGCCGTGGTTATGTAATTCCTGAAGATGTGAGAGCCGTTTGCCACGACGTATTGCGCCATCGAATTGGCCTATCATACGAAGCGGAGGCAGAAAACATCACCAGTGAAGATATTATCACCGAGATTCTAAACCGGGTTGAGATTCCTTAATCCACCCGATTTTAATAAAGGCAAAACCTGGTAAATTATTAAGTCTGCATCCGCAATGGATACAACGGAGCTATTAAAAAAAGTCAGAAAAATTGAGATCAAAACACGTGGTCTCACCTCGCAGTTGTTTGCTGGAGAATACCACTCGGCATTCAAAGGCTCGGGTATGGCTTTTAGCGAAGTGCGGGAATACAACCGTGGCGATGAGATCCGTAAAATTGACTGGAACGTAACGGCTCGTTTTAATCACCCTTTCATCAAAATATTTGAAGAAGAACGTGAGCTAACGGTTATGCTCTTGGTGGATGTTTCGGGTTCCGAACAATTTGGAACCCAAACGCAATTGAAACGAGAGCTAATCACTGAAATGTGTGCCGTACTCTCCTTCTCTGCCATTCAAAACAACGACAAGATTGGAGTCATTTTCTTCAGCGACAAAATCGAGAAGTTTATTCCTCCCAAAAAAGGAAAAAGCCATATCCTTCGAATCATTCGAGAGCTTTTGACCTTTGAGCCTGAAAGCAAAGGCACCAATATTTCTGAAGCCTTGCGCTACCTTACCCAGGCCATTAAGAAAAAGAGTACGGTATTCTTACTATCCGACTTTTTGGACAAAGACTACGAACACGCTCTCAAAATCGCGAATCGGAAACACGATCTCATTAGCCTTCGCATTTATGACCGTTGGTTTTATGAGTTGCCGGATTTAGGAGCTATTCCCCTACTCGATCGGGAGAGCGGACAGATAAAACTCGTGGACACTTCCAGCAAAAAAGTCCGTCAACGATACGAACAGGAAAATCAGGAATGGACCGAGGCTTTGGAAGAACAGTTTAAGCGGGCTGGAATTGACTTTACCCATATCGGAACGCATGAATCCTATGTTAAACCCCTTATGACCCTTTTCAAAAAGAGAGAGGGCAGACGATGAGCAGCCGATTTCTACATAGCGGACTCCTTTTCACCTTGCTCCTATGGGCCAGTGGAGTATTTGCACAACAAGCGAGCTTAGAAGTCAAACTGGATACTGGGCTCATTGCTATTGGCGAGCAAATTCAGTTGACTCTTGATATTCGAGCTCCCAAAGATGCTCGTGTAGAATGGCCTGAATGGAAAGACACCCTGGTAGGAAAAATTGAGATTCTCGAAGCTTCCAACCCAGATACGGTTTACAACGCAGGATTAAAAACCGTGACACAGCAATTGACCTTAACCGGCTTTGATTCTGGCCTTTTTGTCGTTCCTCCTGTTGTCGCATTTGTTGATGATATTGCTGTAAAATCGCGTCCTTTTTTGATTCAAGTAGTTACTTATCAAATTGATACCATCAAAGGGATCAACGACATCAAACGAGTGCAAGAAGCTGATTTTGGTTGGCGCGATGCACTTGAAGTTTTTTGGCCAGTTGGAGTGGCCTTGGTTGGTTTAGGGGTAATTGGATTTATCATGGTATGGCTGGGTCGTCACCGCAAAAGAAAAGTGGTGGTGAAGGAAAAGCCCAAGGTTATTCCACATGCCCATGCCCTGCGCCGATTAGAAGAATTGCAGCAACAACAGCTCTGGCAAAGTGGTCAGGTGAAAGAATACCATGCCTCATTTTCTGAGATTATACGGGAATACATCGAGAATCAATTTGGAATTCTCGCCTTGGAGCAAACCACCGATGAAATCATGCAACAATTGAGGGTAGTGAATATAGACCCATTACTCAAAGAAGAATTGCAGCGCCAGTTGATGCTATCCGATTTGGTCAAATTTGCCAAGCATCTTCCCTTACCTGTTGAGAACGAACGTATCCTCCGTTTTTCCTTTCAGTTTGTAGAACAGACGATTCCCAACGAAAAAGAAGAGGAAAAAGTGGCTGAACCTGAATCAGAAGGAGGTAAGTCATGAGCGGAATAGACTTAGCAAACATCCACTGGCTGTGGGCATTAGGACTTATCCCCCTACTCGCACTTTACTACTTTTGGCGCAATCCGAATAACCGGGCGACGGTATCCGTACCCACCTTTGGATCGCTGGCTAATTCAGGTTTCTCCCTCAAAGAATGGACCTATCATGGCCTTATCGTCTTTAGACTAATTGCTTTGGGTTTAATCATCTTCGTACTGGCCCGCCCCCAATCCTCCTCCTCCTGGGAAGATGTGAACACGGAAGGAATCGACATTGTGGTTTGCCTGGATATCTCAGGTAGTATGTTGGCCGAAGATTTTGAGCCCAATAGATTGGAAGCTTCCAAAGAAGTAGCTAAAGAGTTCATTGAAGGTCGACCTAATGACCGTATTGGTTTAGTGGTGTATGCAGGCGAAAGCTTTACCCAGTGTCCTTTAACCACAGATCATACCGTGGTCAAAAATCTATTTCAGGAGGTTCAGTTTGGCCAAATTCAAGACGGAACCGCTATCGGAATGGGATTGGCTACAGCGGTTAATCGACTAAAGAAGAGCGATGCAAAAAGTAAGGTAATCATCCTGCTAACGGATGGTCAAAATACCACAGGAGCCATTTCTCCAGTCACAGCAGCCGACATTGCCAAAACCTATGGAATTCGGGTCTACACCATTGGTGTTGGAACGAATGGTCAAGCTCCATTTCCCGTCGAAACTCCATTTGGCCGCCAGTACCGCCACATGGATGTTAAAATTGATGAAGAAACCCTGACCTCTATTGCCGACCTCACCGATGGACAGTACTTTCGTGCCACAGACAACGATAAGCTGGCCGAAGTGTATCGGGAGATCGATAAACTGGAAAAATCAAAAACAGAAGTCACCGAATACCGTAAGAAAGCGGAAGAGTTTTTCCCCTATCTGTTGGCAGCTGTTTTGTTGTTGGGATTGGAATATTTAATTAGAAACACCTACTTAAGGGCTCTGGTATAACAATGTATCGCTTAGAAAATCCGGATTGGTTGTGGGCGCTGGCAGCGCTTCCCGTGTTTGCTGTGCTTTACCTGGCGTATGAGCGTTGGAGAAAGCAAAAGCTACGCAAGGCCATGGATGCTCATCTGGTGGAACACCTTATTCCTCTGATGCCCAAGCATAAGTTAATGACCAAGTTTCTCTTGTTTTCGGCTGCTTTTTTCTTTTTGGTTATTGGCTTGGCCAATCCTCAAATTGGTTCGAAGTTGGAAGAAGTAAAACGAGAAGGTATTGACCTGATTATAGCCATTGACCTTTCCAACAGTATGCTGGCGGAAGACTTGAGCCCAAACAGACTGGATAGAGCCAAAATGGCCGTGATCCAACTCATGGACCAACTTCATAGCGATCGTATCGGATTGGTCGTTTTTGGAGGAACGGCTTACACTCAAATTCCGCTAACAACGGACTATTCTGCCGCCAAAATGATGCTGAAGACCTTATCCACTGATGACATTCCCACTCAGGGCACAGCTATTGGTGCGGCGATAAACCAAGCCGTTAAGGGATTTGATAGCCAGAGTAAGGCCGGAAAAGCCGTTGTGGTTATCACCGATGGAGAGAATCACGAAGACGATGCCGAATCCGCAGCCAGGGCTGCAGCCGAACAAGATATTAAGGTATTTACAGTAGGAATGGGTTCGGTGAGTGGTCAGCCCATCCCCTTGTACAAAAACGGTCGTCGATTAGGTTACCGCAAAGATCGCGAAGGAAACAGCATTGTAACCCGGTTAAATGAACCCATGCTGCAGCAAATTGCAGCGGCGGGTAACGGTACCTATATTCACGCCACCAATGCTGATGCTGGATTGGATCGGGTGTTTGAAGAACTAAATAGCCTGGAAACGGCTGAATACGGCACCAAATCTTTTACCGATTATGAAGATCGTTTTCAGTATTTCGTAGCCACGGGCTTACTCCTGCTGTTGATTGAATTTTTTGTTAGCGATAAACGAAATCAGTGGTTAAAAGATTTAAAGCTATTTGAAGCCAAGAGCAAACTATGAAATGGTCCTTATCCCATATCACTTTGGTTTTTGTTCTCCCCATAGGGGCCTGGGCTCAGAATGCGAATCTGAATGTATATCTCGGTAATCGCATTTATGAAACCGGAAACTTTGGAGCAGCTGAAAAACTGTACCTCGATGCTTTAACCACAGACGTGAATAATAATCAAGCTCAATTCAATCTGGGTAATTCCTACTTTCGCCAGGACAAAAAAGACGAGGCAGAGAAGGTTTTCAGAAAAATGGCTTACAACGAAGAATTGACGGATACACTGAGGGCAAAGGCCTTTCATAACTTGGGCAACATCTTTCTGACTCAAAAAGAGCCTAAAATTGAAGAAGCCATTGAAGCCTACAAAAGCTCATTGCGACTAAATCCAAAAGACAACGAAACACGCTACAACCTGGCAGTAGCCCAAAAATTGCTGGACGCTCAACCTCCTCAAGAACAGCAGCAAAATCAAGATCAACAAAACCAGGATCAGCAGAACCAGGATCAGCAAAATCAAGACCAGCAGGATCAGGAAAATCAGGACCAACAAAACCAAGAGAATAAATCCGATAAGGAGAAGGAAAATCAAGATCAGGAAAACTCTGACAAATCGGAAGGAGATAAGAATAAGGACGAACAAAAAGACGAACCTCAAAATGGCGAAGGGCAAGAGCCTAAAATGTCAAAAGAGGATGCTGAACGACTGCTCGAAATGATGGAAAACGAAGAAGAGCAAGTTCAGGACAAACTGAAAAAGAAGAAAGTAAAGGTTAAGCAAAACTCCATTGAAAAAGACTGGTAAATGCCGATTTTACTAAAACATATCACTTACTTGTTCTTGATCCTGGGATGCACCCAATTGGGATGGGCTCAAACATTTACAACCACCGTTAGTAGTAGCAAGGTCGGTGTTGGTAAACAGTTTAAGCTTACATACACCCTTGACAGACAGGGAACCAATTTCAGAGCTCCAGCGCTAAAGAATTTCCGAGTTTTGAGTGGGCCGAATCAAGCCCATAACATGTCGGTATACAATGGACAAATGACCCAAACGCTGTCTGTCTCCTATGTATTGGCCCCTATTAAAGTGGGAACTTATACTATTCCTGGAGCCGAGATAACCGCCGATGGTAAGAAAGTAAAGGCTAACAGTGTAAAAGTACAAGTCGTAAAGGGCGCGCCTAAATCGCAGGAAGCAGGTGCCAATGAAAAGGCTCAGCTGCAAGAAATAAAGGACAACGTTTTCATCCGATTGGTGGCCAACAAAACCAAGTTGTATCAAGGGGAACACCTGGTGGCTACTTACAAAATATACACCCGGGCGTCTATCGTTGATTACTCACAAGATCAGGTTCCGGCCTTTAATGGGTTTTATACCCAGGAAATTGAATCTCAACAGCACGGATCTCTTCGTCCAGAAGTATACAAAGGGGTGCGTTACAATGCGGCAGTCCTGAGGCAAGTATTGCTATCTCCCCAACGTACGGGAAAGTTGACCTTGGATCCATACAGCATGAACATGGTGATTCGGGTACGCGAAAACCGACGTCCTCAATCCGTTTACGATCAGTTCTTCGGTTCTTTTAAAGATATCCCTTACAAAGCCGTTAGTAACACCGTAGATATTGAAGTGCTGCCCCTCCCCTCTGCTGGCAAACCAGCCGACTTCTCGGGAGCCGTGGGTCATTACATTTTCTCGGCAAATTTGGATAAAACCGAGGTTGAAGCCAATGAAGCCATTAATTTGAAAGTGACCATTTCCGGGAAAGGAAATATCAAACTTTTAAAGAAGCCTGAGATCTCCTTCCCTACTGATTTTGAGGTATATGATCCCAAAATTAATACCCAGGCCAAAACTTCTGCCAACGGCACACAGGGAACCAAGACTTTTGAATACCTGATTATACCCCGTCATGCCGGAGAGTTTAAAATACCGGCGATCGCCTTCAACTACTTTGATCCCAAAACGGGTAAATATGTGAAATCGGGTTCTGAAGAATTTACGGTAAAAGTGAATCGGGGTTCAGGAGACGCTGGACAGGCCTCCGCTTATCAACCGGTGAGCAAAAAAGATGTAACCCTCCTGGGACAGGATATTCGCTACATCAAAGTTGGCTCAGGCAAGCTTAAAGAGCAAGATCAATTTTTCGTTGGATCGGCACTCTATTACCTGCTACTACTTATTCCTTCTGTGTTGTTTATGCTTCTCTTGGTGGTAAGACGAAGACTTCGCGAACAGCAAGCTGACGCCGTTGGAATGCGAAGAAAACGTGCTACACGAGTGGCCGAGAAAAGATTGGCACAAGCCAAAAAACATTTGGACGCCAGCGAGAAGAACGCTTTTTACGAAGAGGTTTTCCGATCGCTCTACGGTTACCTGTCCGATAAATTCTCGATTTCCCTATCCGAACTGAACAAAGACAAACTCAAAGAAGTATTGCTGGCTCAAGGTTTTGAGGAAGCCGGAATAAACGAACTATTTGGCCTTTTAGACAATTGCGAAATGGCACGTTATGCTCCTGTTGCCCACATTCAGGAACAACAGGTTTATGAAGAAGCTACACGGTTTATTAATCAAATTGAAGGAGGTAAAAGATGAGAATAATCGCACTCACCTTAGGAATAATTGCCGGACTTCAATTTACCGGATGGGCGCTGGAAGACAACGCTGCTCGATATGACAACCTCTTTCAAATGGCTAATGAGGCCTACGAGCAAGGAGAATACGACACAGCTGTGAGTTTGTATTCGCAAGTGGTTAATGCCGGCTATTCCTCCGCTCGATTGTACTACAATTTGGGTAACGCATTTTTTAAAAGTGAACAATTGGCCCCGGCCATTTTGTACTATGAAAAAGCCGCAAAATTAGCGCCTGCCGATGGTGATATCCGATTCAATTTGGAAATGGCCAACAGCCAGATTTACGACAAAATTGAGTCCGTACCGACTCCATTTCTGGAACAATCGTGGAGTTTTTTCCGCAATTTGCTTTCCGCTCGAGGCTGGGGAGTACTCACATTAATCTGTTTTACCGGATTTTTGGCACTCTTAGCCTTCTACTTAATTACCCCTGGAGTAAGCTTAAAACGGATTTCCTTTTTTGGCTTCATGGTACTTCTTTTCCTTGCTATCATTGGGTTTGTAGCAGGTCAATCAGCTCGAAACTACATCCTGTCTAAAGATCAGGCCATTGTATTTTCACCCTCTCTCAATGTAAAAGCAGAACCTAAGAACAGTTCCGCCGATTTGTTTGTTATTCATGAAGGAACAAAAGTGTCCGTTTTGGAGCAAAATATTAGCTGGAGTCGTGTAGCTTTGCCGAACGGAAATGAGGGGTGGGTACCAACCGATGAAATAGAACCTTTTTAGGTGCGCTTTTGCACGCTGGAAGACCATCTGTCTCATCGTTTTTTGTTAACTTACAAAGCAGAATATGTTGAAAATGTTGAACGATATAAAAGAGATCCGAATTGAAAAAACCAACCAAACTCGTATCGGAGAATTTGATGAAAACAATCTGAAATTTGGACGAGAGTTTACCGATCATATGTTCGTTGCCGATTACCACGATGGTGAATGGCAGGACGCTCGAATCATACCTTACCAAAACCTAAGTTTAAGCCCAGCTACCTCATTTATCCATTACGGACAATCCATTTTTGAAGGCCTTAAGGCTCATAAATCCGAGAATGGAGAAATTCTGGTTTTTCGCCCAGATGCGAACTGGAAAAGAATGAACGAATCCGCACATCGCATGTGCATGGCTCAACTACCACGTGAGTTGTTTATGGATTCCATCATCAAGTTATTGCAATTGGATAGCGCCTGGATGCCTTCAGCTAAAGGGACATCGATGTATATCCGTCCATTTATGTTTGCTACCGAACCCTTTCTTGGGGTTAAGCCTTCTCCTTCTTACCGTTTTATGGTGATTCTCTCTCCTTCTGGTTCCTACTACTCAGAGCCTGTTCGGGTAAAAATTGAGAAGCACTATGCACGTGCTATGGAAGGTGGTGTTGGTAGTGCCAAAACCTCTGGAAATTACGCAGCTTCCCTCTACCCTGCTCTACAAGGCATGAAAGAAGGTTACGATCAACTGATCTGGACCGACGCCAAGGATCATGAGCGTATTGAAGAGGCTGGAACGATGAACATCATGTTTGTTGTAGATGGCAAGGTAATCACACCTAAGCCCTCCACTTCTATCCTGGATGGAATTACCCGTCAAAGTGTGGTTCAAATTGCCCGTGACTGGGGATATGAAGTAGAACAACGCACCATTTACGTTAAGGAAATCTTAGAGGCCATTCAAAATGGAACCCTAACGGAAGCCTTTGGTGTAGGTACGGCTGCCACGATTGCCCCTATCAAAACCATAGGAATCGATGGTGTGGATTATGATCTTAATCCGGTAGACAACCGTCCTTTCTCTCAAAAAATGGGCGCTTACCTATCTGACTATAAGCACGGCAAAGTGGACGATGAG is a window encoding:
- a CDS encoding 1-acyl-sn-glycerol-3-phosphate acyltransferase translates to MFYFPLQVLMVIIYRIYFRSMHMANLKYWHTKKPTLLVCNHVNAFLDPIMLPAQMRLKVYFITRGDVFKTPFLSWAMWQLNQLPMFRRRDGLKNLKRNEETFNRCFDLLKEGKRIMIFPEGDCVNEMHLRPIQKGSARMVFGAIEKYGWDLDLHIQTTSVHYSNPSEFRSDVTTNVGKPFPVIEYKELYESEPAKAITKMTKDIEKNMKEHYIQMDDKSDIELFDQWATIARSETPSSVVPWRQLNNKRFDREKAISDKLNDIRANDPDSLEPLKTQASKYFDRLKGLNLRDRDLSRSRKSLAPGTLFLILGLPLFIVGYLLNIVQFTVADNKAKKAKEVIFKNSTRLVFTMLMNLGVVFILFLGLLIAGNIWMAIGGVVAFWLLAWYTINYREYLRDTNYAFRYHSVKGKKSKEMEELTQERQAILDLIPGL
- a CDS encoding DUF721 domain-containing protein, which encodes MKALLKQLMKQYQLDDRLQEVDLRQHWEELMGKMISRHTRKLEIRGKTLYLQMDSAVLKQELSYGKDLIVQKVNGFAGSEVIEEVVIR
- a CDS encoding DNA replication/repair protein RecF translates to MILKNLSLVNFKNYEEAELSLNDNVNCFIGNNGQGKTNLLDAIYYLAFCKSFFNPVDSQNIKIDQDFFVIQGTFEKKGKESKVFCGIKKGQKKQFKRNKKEYEKLADHIGEIPLVMVSPSDSQLISEGSEVRRRFMDGVIAQFDHLYLDRLLNYQRALTQRNSLLKSFYENRFFDADALQIWDEKLQELGAPIHETRESFLQEFIPCFQRFYSLISGDRESINLEYSTGMKDHSLLELLQLSLDKDRQMRYTTQGIHKEDLTFTLADRPLKKMGSQGQQKTYLVALKLAQFEFIRQKKGTMPLLLLDDIFDKLDANRVEALVKLVSGNDFGQIFITDTELGRMEPILKRIGKPFQLLQVEKGQIKDYEREKSI
- a CDS encoding tetratricopeptide repeat protein codes for the protein MSKKNHEEKDEVIVDIGGTYNQVEQFIEKNKNVMVGGLVAIALVIGGFFAYNSFYLEPLQEEASNEIWRAQQYERSDSLEQALYGDGMYMGFEGISDDFGATNTGKLANYQMGLVYMRQGEYQLAIDAMDDFKSDDVMASAIALGVQGDAYMQLDDPDMALSKYIAAARRSPNNFTTPIFLKKAGEVAEALGDYSQAVSLYEEIEKDYKDTQEGKSIEKFLYRAKTRAANNG
- a CDS encoding 6,7-dimethyl-8-ribityllumazine synthase; the encoded protein is MATALKNLSDYDPQSVPNASGMKFGVVVSEWNQNITFALAKGAVDTLLNCGAKEENILQHFVPGSFELPLGAQWMLEQTDVDAVICIGSVIRGETEHFTFVCEATSQGVKDVSLKYGKPVIFGVLTDDTLQQSIDRSGGKHGNKGDEAAITAIKMAALKASL
- a CDS encoding nucleoside triphosphate pyrophosphohydrolase family protein — protein: MKSPLSLQETIEYVKTFHESFRVGYSETPTVDLKESIIDLRHKLMAEENEEYLQAAKSGDLVEVADALGDMLYILCGTIITHGLQHKIEEVYHEIQQSNLSKLDANGEPIYREDGKVMKSDQYFRPDIAAILEGRSPKRG
- a CDS encoding MoxR family ATPase, with product MSEIQSPVTSSESTDIRAINEKIQQESSFVDLIHMEMSKVIVGQSHMVESLLIGLLSDGHILLEGVPGLAKTLAINSLSQTVDAEFSRIQFTPDLLPADVLGTQIYSQKNEEFTVKKGPIFANFILADEINRAPAKVQSALLEAMQERQVTIGEETFKLPGPFLVMATQNPVEQEGTYPLPEAQVDRFMLKVVLDYPKKEEEKLIIRHNLSKAGMARPNTILKPEDIERAKQIVKEVYLDEKIEQYVVDIVFATRNPGAYGMSNFDSLISFGGSPRASISLAKAAKAYAFIKRRGYVIPEDVRAVCHDVLRHRIGLSYEAEAENITSEDIITEILNRVEIP